From a single Toxoplasma gondii ME49 chromosome II, whole genome shotgun sequence genomic region:
- a CDS encoding hypothetical protein (encoded by transcript TGME49_222350) — protein MQPLAREVSRLPRSGPLGPVAAKKDDKTFIPTNVRVSPGEKNDRVVKTEKIDDSTDGSGSHDGPRNLETQLEALTREVRELTLRVQEEKEMKELLNSQLNDAYEELADARSEHRVRGFAGASGARLRGVRGLPAFEARWMEPEHPTAQTAIRSQQEFELLLQEERARRHTMFEQYERHMKVMRKNHHKEKLETKKKVLSQVEFLIKKYRRLASDAVAVAKRERERVAEERKRARELAERACKNFEADLKGRTKTALEQYRRLVQEAHTAAKQEREELHNKCKELQETVDNERREFDTLIVREAEAKMAKFRASYARMKQQTEEERRQYGVMMHEIAKRVEKECAEYEEFVIRTMRDLLQSKGVEMTESGLRDFFQKKREEMRPSGEGHSSTDGLVTVKYRFQAADPEDLQ, from the exons ATGCAGCCGCTTGCGCGCGAAGTTTCGCGCCTGCCACGCTCTGGACCTTTAGGTCCTGTTgcggcgaagaaagacgacaaaACATTCATTCCGACCAACGTCCGGGTCTCTCCAGGGGAGAAGAATGACAGAGTCgtgaaaacagagaagattGACGACTCCACGGACGGCTCAGGGTCCCACGATGGACCTCGCAATCTCGAAACGCAG CTGGAGGCTCTCACCCGCGAGGTCCGGGAACTGACCCTTCGCGTTcaggaggaaaaggagatgAAGGAGCTTCTTAATTCTCAGCTCAACGACGCCTACGAA GAACTCGCAGACGCGCGGTCTGAGCACAGGGTCCGCGGCTTCGCTGGCGCGTCGGGCGCTCGCCTGCGTGGCGTGCGTGGACTCCCGGCTTTCGAAGCgag GTGGATGGAACCAGAACACCCGACAGCGCAGACC GCAATTCGCTCTCAGCAGGAATTCGAGTTGCTGCTCCAGGAGGAGCGCGCTCGCCGCCACACGATGTTCGAGCAGTACGAACGACACATGAAAGTGATGAGGAAGAACCATCACAAGGAGAAAttggagacaaagaagaaagttCTCAGCCAGGTCGAGTTCCTCATCAA AAAGTACCGGCGCCTCGCCTCGGACGCCGTCGCTgtggcgaagagagaacgcgagcgaGTGGCGGAAGAGCGGAAGAGGGCCAGAGAGCTCGCcgagcgtgcatgcaaaaatTTCGAGGCCGATTtgaaaggaagaacgaag ACGGCGCTCGAACAGTATCGTCGACTCGTCCAGGAGGCTCACACGGCGGCGAAGCAGGAACGCGAGGAACTTCACAACAAATG caAAGAGCTGCAGGAGACGGTCGAcaacgagagacgcgagttCGACACCTTGATTGTGCGA gaggcggaagcgaagaTGGCCAAGTTCCGCGCGAGCTACGCCCGGATGAAACAGCAGACCGAGGAGGAGCGTCGACAGTACGGAGTGATGATGCATGAAATCGCGAAGCgg gtGGAGAAGGAATGTGCAGAGTACGAAGAGTTCGTCATTCGAACGATGCgagatcttcttcagagcAAAGGAGTGGAGATGACCGAGAGTGGACTCAGGGACTTTttccagaagaagcgcgaagaaatGCGTCCGTCTGGAGAG GGACACAGCAGCACCGACGGACTCGTCACTGTCAAGTATCGATTTCAGGCTGCGGACCCAGAAGATCTGCAATAG
- a CDS encoding hypothetical protein (encoded by transcript TGME49_222330), translating into MSQTATAYCGVPRPSSSRDTMLLQSDTSGNMAFHQADSAALPHKDPPPVSSFRVFSSSLPFSQPTVPQASFCSFPSTTTMDCNTGPASRASMDRVLPLLTQSSSLLLPPAWLAADGSAFPLLSSSRPAANRSHAFLHAFGERAASDPRVEEISSEETEDEGEQPATGGTATGDGPGGLRGIDDACRGARTLPSQSQRSQGSEPRKACGEGDRQQAWRLREGERDSGTQSSLSLFSRASTSSLPPRKLRSPLIPASASSLSAHRRPVPWTAVRQAYPRVQVDPRKHTVSAYSFSSLSRRSFSPPRTPRALLNSMHQTNAPFPEPSEATKPDRVGSRRRIGARLTSRLLSPAEVSRQLLEQYPGPPAQAVSGEPDAEKGTSGVSGLFPEGKWRTEPVLPSSKGASEKHLPHGRTTLSLASTRATRLSSSSSRLLSRLTLASLSTGKRHESEQRRVSGIPSVRSRSDSQASGVRTPGEPPSSEPRAAYSHSPAFSRLLSRELPLKRHSSCPRNAEATEASVAIQPPVGERVPRMHPVLSKRSVSTASRVSGVKRRDREALQKRNREEEGPLSGLWRLLAFASEEGGAEVSETESETSDASAEVEAVDAWGAALDRVDTGDPWRSHPAPPVSFRTLKSLPPKSPLLPPKPLSSKSFSVRSPASLREKEVLEAAQPLRGPSQRGPISQGSESVHARRSSEEAREERSAALHARPCGDSDALPRPPFGDAERDRKGTSSAKEKQAPFSEPGGAPEPRAALQSLENDDERCLQSTCSSLPKPVRVPPLQLSVERPSPRWSSPSHSPAPTGNTKQVLNSGLRRRSEETEGRHRVAPMSPARDGPHLTGLQLQRAGSVLSRSRESLLSLEEESRQSDDGEALGEDEAAPRETEPGETEGRERERSHAKRRIHSAFLSNEETAGTSSTLSSFLGVNPANEERGSSASSILVGGLEGRRRLASPRDFPPPTFERILFGLPCDGDQDGTGGDAAAEEEEEEEAREEEEEAREEEEEAREEVEEPREHVRGEDERKGPREQKRSEERRTGSVPSGEMRSADVMREKRKRRSRDNKRATAALEVKEQKEDPAADVGSTVAQGLSLLPSFFAAMLARGEDMSPPQTAWNVASEVDETPREERKKAGSLTRESAVPAKRGLSSSASLEGSSMRKKLLSLVQSHSDVPKAKSRRPMNLRHLRDLPSLASLSPKEKFRDLIVERPRQRLSPPTRKTAGTSSHAFLEESASDGNLNRHRSLSSFFSFWRDPQRENSRFSASSQARLGRPGGARMRAHGRSSAQRSLRRRDRRGFCSLSHEEGEWSSDRVWRHESERRRTDRHRASATHGPARRIHSFPGDRLARAESMPSRVGFRCTSTTRRELWDGVAASALSPDASRVRRQRSCGWREPSPGDGFQQPFGETEGQGEEEASDGEAQAAWLRELRARRRERRGREMAFGPLLRRPQQLQASVRHRGVSTADFEDARDAPRGCDRRQLLCTDDSLPASPSETFLIVRRRLRPPFKHRREEAARERRCLRAESFDGSPPRASPRRNPLLSPSSPHLSSPLCLSEFEEGQLQGRDFERDRRHTCDSEERRERRERRSGRERTTRMVREREGSPSSDFIPPHTLYIPPLRLTSERSKRLPDGSRLDSRRLSDSVRSAVPRGRFAECSDEEDEGARSVRKDRDLLTSLFELPFASSPARRHLQQVIRRHALFKLYDEDEPDSSESLLPEASQTDACGLPAPPGKTKKRDIPRALLEQLEAPKTPVHHEQRLSSPSASLSPPSSHSSPSSQSFPSSQSSSSSQSSPSSQSSPSSRSFPSSQCSPSSESSPSPSTRSSASSALVFSPLASCARSKRKDQEEQTPERYGREWRDDFGKEKRRRGRHREMSRRQRVSDASPASSIARRRSGEQRRERRARETSRETEGWNRHPCLPREPLHNVLRRQNERVHAPKKAPRSLVGGKVSESRSSAANGREETGERQAALRRQGRSRNTQKGDRGTNKEGNVKTTKAPQERLGQTESAELLQSRRNASSSSPSSISSVSSSSSAAASLRGRLKKDSPPRRGRKGRKDKRRHLSASSVSSSACSSSPSTSHERTNTDSVQKRGRRKKSERGSTRKEQELKQGAQLLEPKFTTEAELVAVVRRLLDQVTERKHSEADSPSVASLHPLSNLHAVRAALLRRQQDLEAERRELTASCLDDGDSYGAKELRDTHRERRDPHGDRGDRKSSREQSPLEKDSLVGAKPSQPGLLFVKLKAPEREKTSDKGGRGDTEDCVRSVGQKGALPHPPFAATRLRELASKSAERRGGSPVSDFSCHSSSSDEDIPSAFNIVWQ; encoded by the exons ATGTCACAAACAGCGACGGCCTACTGCGGGGTGCCCCGCCCCTCGTCATCGCGAGACACGATGCTTCTTCAGTCAGACACCTCTGGAAACATGGCGTTTCACCAAGCAGACAGCGCTGCCTTGCCACACAAGGATCCTCCTCCCGTGTCTAGtttccgcgttttttcgtcttcgctgccgTTCTCTCAGCCGACAGTCCCCCaggcttctttctgttccttccCGTCGACCACCACGATGGACTGCAACACTGGCCCGGCGTCCAGAGCCTCTATGGACCGCGTCTTGCCGCTCTTGACtcagtcgtcttctctgcttctcccacCGGCCTGGCTCGCGGCTGACGGCTCTGCCTTCCcgctcttgtcttcttcacgGCCAGCTGCGAACCGGAGTCAcgcttttctgcatgcgtttggcGAGCGCGCCGCGAGCGATCCGAGAGTCGAGGAAATCTCCTCCGAGGAAAccgaggacgaaggcgaacaaCCGGCGACAGGCGGGACAGCAACTGGCGATGGACCGGGAGGGCTGAGAGGGATcgacgacgcatgcagaggggcAAGAACTCTCCCCAGTCAGAGTCAGCGTTCGCAAGGGAGTGAGCCACGCAAGGCTtgcggcgaaggagacagacagcaagCATGGCGactgagagaaggcgaaagagactCTGGAACACAGTCGTCgttgtcgctcttctctcgagcctcaacctcttcgctgccgcctcgAAAGCTGAGGAGTCCTCTGATCcccgcttctgcctcttcactttctgcGCACCGAAGGCCTGTCCCGTGGACAGCAGTTCGACAGGCGTATCCGCGAGTGCAAGTCGACCCGAGGAAGCACACTGTCTCTGCCTATTCATTTTCCTCGCTGTCCCGGAGGAGTTTTTCTCCGCCGCGGACGCCTCGAGCGCTGCTGAACTCTATGCATCAAACGAACGCGCCTTTTCCAGAGCCGTCGGAGGCGACGAAACCTGACAGAGTTGGCTCGCGCCGGCGCATCGGCGCGCGCCTCACGTCGCGGCTCCTCTCGCCCGCTGAGGTGTCTAGACAGCTCCTTGAACAGTACCCCGGTCCGCCTGCTCAGGCAGTGTCAGGCGAGccggacgcagagaaagggacttcgggtgtctctggaCTTTTCCCAGAGGGGAAGTGGCGCACCGAACctgttctcccttcttcgaaAGGAGCCAGCGAGAAACATCTGCCGCATGGACGAACGACGTTGTCGCTCGCAAGCACGCGGGCGActcgactttcttcttcttcttcgcgtctgctctcccgcctcaccttggcgtctctctcgactggGAAGAGACATGAGTCTGAGCAGCGACGCGTTTCGGGCATCCCTTCCGTGCGCAGTCGGTCAGACTCTCAGGCCTCGGGTGTCCGTACACCCGGGGAGCCGCCTAGCTCGGAGCCCAGAGCCGCGTACTCGCACTCGCCGGCCTTCTCGCGGCTCTTATCTCGCGAGCTTCCTCTCAAACGACACTCCTCCTGTCCGCGGAACGCAGAAGCCACAGAGGCTTCGGTGGCTATACAGCCGCCTGTCGGCGAGCGAGtgccgcgcatgcatcccGTTTTGTCGAAACGCAGTGTCTCAACAGCCTCGCGGGTGTCGGGCGTGAAACGTCGTGACCGCGAGGCCCTTCAGAAGCGTaaccgcgaggaagaaggcccACTCTCTGGGCTCTGGCGGCTGCTCGCCTTCGCCAGCGAGGAAGGGGGAGCCGAAGTCTccgagacagagtcggaaaCCAGTGACGCGAGCGCTGAGGTGGAGGCCGTGGACGCCTGGGGTGCCGCTCTGGACCGCGTAGACACCGGAGATCCGTGGCGCTCTCATCCTGCACCTCCCGTTTCTTTTCGCACGCTCAAGTCTCTTCCTCCCaagtctcctcttcttccacccaAGCCTCTTTCATCGAAATCTTTTTCAGTTAGATCTCCCGCATctctgcgagagaaagaggtcCTTGAAGCGGCACAGCCGCTTCGGGGTCCGTCGCAACGAGGTCCTATCTCCCAAGGTTCGGAGTCCGTCCACGCGCGAAGGagcagcgaggaggcgagggaagAGCGGAGCGctgcactgcatgcgaggcCCTGCGGAGACTCCGATGCACTTCCTAGGCCGCCTTTTGGTGACGCGGAAAGAGATCGCAAGGGGACGTCCTCGGCTAAAGAGAAGCAGGCACCCTTTTCAGAGCCTGGAGGCGCCCCAGAGCCCCGAGCTGCCCTGCAGTCTCTCGAGAACGACGACGAACGGTGCCTCCAGTCaacttgttcttctctcccgaaGCCGGTGCGCGTCCCGCCTCTCCAGCTGTCCGTCGAACGCCCGTCTCCGCGCTggtcctcgccttctcatTCTCCTGCACCTACAGGCAACACGAAGCAGGTTCTCAACTCGGGTCTTCGGCGGCGttcagaggagacagaggggcgACATCGAGTGGCTCCGATGTCCCCGGCGCGCGACGGCCCTCACCTGACAGGCCTGCAACTGCAGCGCGCTGGCTCTGTGCTGTCGCGCTCGAGAGAAAGTCTGTTGTCTCTGGAGGAGGAAAGCCGCCAGAGCGACGACGGGGAGGCTCTAGGGGAGGACGAGGCAGcgccaagagagacagagccaggagagacagaaggaagagagagagagcgttCGCATGCCAAGAGGAGGATCCACagtgcctttctctcgaacgaggagacagcagggacGTCGTCGaccctctcgtctttcctggGGGTGAATCcagcgaacgaggagagaggaagctctgcttcctcgatCCTCGTCGGGGGCTTGGAAGGACGGAGACGTCTGGCCTCGCCCCGCGACTTCCCACCGCCCACCTTCGAGCGCATTCTTTTCGGTCTACCCTGTGACGGAGACCAAGACGGAaccggaggagacgcggcagcagaagaagaagaggaagaagaggcgagagaagaggaagaagaggcgagagaagaggaagaagaggcgagagaagaggtgGAAGAGCCCCGAGAGCACGTTCGAGGCGAGGACGAACGGAAAGGACcgcgagagcagaagaggtctgaagaaagaaggaccGGGAGTGTGCCGAGTGGGGAGATGCGGAGCGCCGACGTaatgcgagagaaacgaaaaagacggAGTCGAGATAACAAGAGAGCAACCGCGGCATTGGAAgtgaaggagcagaaagaagatcCCGCGGCCGACGTCGGCTCGACGGTTGCCCAgggcctgtctctgctgccgtCGTTTTTCGCGGCGATGCTggcgaggggagaagacaTGAGTCCACCCCAGACAGCATGGAACGTCGCGTCGGAGGTCGACGAGACGCCtcgggaagagagaaaaaaggcaggCAGCCTGACGCGCGAGTCTGCGGTCCCGGCGAAACGGGGGCTGTCCAGCTCGGCTTCTCTGGAGGGGAGCTCGATGCGAAAGaaacttctctctctggttcAGAGCCACTCGGACGTGCCGAAGGCAAAGTCGAGACGTCCTATGAATTTGCGACATCTGCGAgaccttccttctctcgcttccctgtctccgaaAGAGAAATTTCGGGACTTGATCGTTGAGAGACCTCGGCAGCGACTTTCGCCCCCGACGCGCAAGACGGCAGGCACCTCCTCACACGCCTTCCTCGAGGAATCCGCGAGCGACGGCAACCTGAACAGACACCGcagtctctcgtctttcttctccttctggcGTGATCCCCAACGAGAGAATTCTCGCTTTTCAGCCTCCTCTCAGGCGCGTCTGGGAAGACCCGGAGGAGCGCGCATGCGAGCCCACGGACGATCTTCTGCTCAGCGCTCTCTcaggaggcgagacaggagaggcttctgttccctctctcacgaggaaggcgagtgGTCCAGCGATCGCGTATGGAGacacgagagcgagaggcgaaggaccGATCGACACAGAGCAAGCGCGACGCATGGGCCGGCGAGGCGAATACACAGCTTCCCCGGAGACAGGCTCGCGCGCGCCGAGTCGATGCCCTCGCGCGTCGGCTTCAGGTGTACATCCACGACGCGACGGGAGCTGTGGGATGGGGTCGCGGCCTCGGCGCTTTCTCCAGATGCCTCGCGagtgaggagacagcggagctGCGGCTGGAGAGAACCTTCTCCCGGCGACGGCTTTCAACAGCCTTTCGGGGAAACCGAGGGGCagggggaagaggaggcgtcTGATGGAGAAGCGCAAGCAGCGTGGCTTCGAGAGCTGCgggcgagaaggagggaacGTCGCGGCAGGGAAATGGCGTTTGGGCCGCTGTTGCGCCGACCGCAGCAACTCCAGGCTTCAGTCCGACATCGGGGCGTCTCCACCGCGGACTTCGAGGACGCCAGAGACGCGCCTCGGGGCTGCGACAGAAGACAGTTGCTCTGCACCGACGACAGTCTCCCTGCCTCTCCTAGCGAGACCTTTCTGATTGTGAggaggcgtctgcggcctcCGTTCAAACACCgccgcgaagaagccgcgcgggagagacgctGCCTGCGTGCAGAGAGTTTCGACGGCTCTCCTCCTCGAGCTTCCCCGCGTCGGAAcccgctgctgtctccctcgtctccgcatctctcttctcccctctgcttATCTGAGTTCGAGGAAGGACAACTGCAGGGACGAGACTTcgaacgcgacagaagacacacatgcgacagtgaagagagaagagagagaagagagagaagaagtggaagagagagaacgacacgCATggtgagagaaagagagggatCTCCCTCTTCCGACTTTATCCCTCCACATACGCTGTACATCCCTCCGCTGCGGCTGACCTCAGAGCGTTCAAAGAGGCTTCCAGACGGAAGTCGGCTCGACAGTCGCCGCCTCTCCGACTCCGTCCGCAGCGCCGTACCAAGAGGGAGATTCGCTGAatgcagcgacgaagaagacgaaggtgcTCGATCTGTCCG caaGGACCGCGACCTCTTGACGTCCCTGTTCGAACTTccgttcgcttcctccccCGCGCGTCGTCACCTGCAACAAGTCATCAGGCGTCATGCGCTCTTCAAGCTGtacgacgaagacgagccAGACTCGAGCGAAAGCCTCCTGCCAGAAGCCTCtcagacagacgcatgcggcCTCCCAGCCCCGCCAG GAAagacaaaaaagagagacattcCTCGTGCTCTTCTCGAACAACTGGAGGCCCCGAAGACGCCTGTGCACCATGAACAAAGACTCTCCTcaccttctgcttctctgtctcctccttcttctcattcttctccttcttctcagtcttttccttcttctcagtcttcttcttcttctcagtcttctccttcttctcagtcttctccttcttctcggtcttttccttcttctcagtgttctccttcttctgagtcttccccttctccttccacccgatcttctgcttcgtctgctttggttttctctcctctcgcctcttgtGCTCGGTCAAAGAGGAAGGATcaagaagagcagacgcCTGAGAGATACGGACGAGAGTGGCGAGACGACTTTGGTaaagagaagcgacgtcGAGGCCGACACCGAGAGATGTccaggaggcagagagttTCCGACGCGTCTCCGGCTTCGTCTATCGCGAGAAGACGTTCTGGGGAGCaacgccgagagagaagagcgcgagagacaagcCGAGAGACTGAAGGGTGGAACAGGCACCCTTGCTTGCCCCGGGAACCTCTCCACAACGTTCTGCGTCGTCAGAACgaacgcgtgcatgcaccgaaaAAGGCGCCGCGCTCTCTCGTGGGCGGGAAGGTGTCTGAGTCCCGAAGCAGCGCTGCCAATGGTCGcgaagaaactggagagagacaagcggcTCTGCGGCGACAAGGGAGATCacgaaacacacaaaaaggcgacagaggaacgAACAAGGAAGGCAACGTGAAGACTACCAAGGCGCCACAGGAAAGACTCGGACAGACGGAGAGCGCCGAGCTACTCCAGTCGCGAAGaaacgcttcttcttcgtctccgtcgtcgatttcttcggtttcttcttcctcatcagCTGCGGCTTCGCTGCGCGGGAGACTCAAAAAGGATTCCCCAccgcgacgaggaaggaaaggacggaaggacaagagacgccacctttctgcttcgtctgtctcttcttctgcttgctcctcttctccttcgacgTCTCACGAAAGGACAAACACGGACAGCGtccagaagagaggaaggcggaagaagagcgagaggggaaGTACGAGGAAGGAACAAGAGCTCAAGCAGGGCGCTCAACTCCTTGAGCCCAAATTTACCACAGAAGCCGAGTTAGTTGCAGTCGTGAGGCGGCTGCTGGACCAGGTGACGGAGCGGAAGCATTCGGAAGCAGACTCACCGTcggtcgcctctctccacccgCTCTCCaacttgcatgcagttcgcgCCGCGTTGCTGCGCCGCCAGCAAGACCtagaagccgagagaagagagctgACGGCGTCTTGCCTGGACGACGGTGACTCCTACGGAGCAAAGGAACTTAGAGACacccacagagagagaagagaccctcatggagacagaggagaccgTAAGTCGTCTAGAGAGCAAAGTCCGCTCGAGAAAGACAGCCTCGTCGGCGCGAAACCGAGCCAACCAGGCCTTCTCTTTGTGAAGTTGAAGGCGCctgagagggagaagacaagcGACAAAGGAGGCAGGGGTGACACAGAGGACTGCGTCCGCAGCGTCGGCCAGAAAGGCGCCTTACCGCACCCCCCCTTCGCGGCTACTCGCCTCCGTGAACTGGCGAGTAAGTCGGCAgagcggagaggaggaagcccAGTCTCCGACTTCTCCTGTCACTCCAGCtccagcgacgaagacatTCCCAGTGCGTTCAACATAGTTTGGCAATGA
- a CDS encoding NOL1/NOP2/sun family protein (encoded by transcript TGME49_222340), whose product MSSRQSVKRPAASSGLVLRGASGWSAYHERQYGSARWKSLLRALAGEGRFAAFVAAAETRDTRQGEENSPSSLPPKPHRREVAEGFGCTYTGTSASGEVGSELRDAELCGARGVAERNAGAARYQDDAGGFSHETREDLIEFLHLRPSGLPSPNVFLVAGAGEEGEETPTEAGHHRQNPESKSKDSHASCDAPSPVSSPLSPSGTSAMTVSSAVSSSRSSPSDLSSGSASSSPLPSSLVAAPCAAPVSPSISWESSPPACSSNLSASSASCSKSKRCERSAQERAWLESLEKEKVYYLDGASAFAACALGVSPGERVLDLCAAPGGKSLVLASMLFPSSPCLFGNGSSLMQKSNSRNAGLLVCNEASRPRMERLQRVLHTFLSPEIVKKRLVQVTCASGTKGGAYERFAPFDTILVDAPCSSDRHLLKQGKSALALWASGTPKAHAERQLQLLKEALRLLRVGGVLLYSTCALSEVENEKVVEKLLKSCGSSVKECSLLVDSTGLSSSSVSSEFSRIVVLQPTQAQAETAQTSEARETKDTKQTEETLRMPRDACVHPPTHSRRLSPGRCTYTGGSEGSPAPAEAAIANAEFGGPFAVLERDSALCEAINDLESANDSPVWILEKRERGAIMLPDTPSGFGPLYMCKLKLVAPLQRRL is encoded by the exons ATGTCTTCTCGGCAGTCGGTCAAGAGGCCTGCTGCCAGCTCCGGCCTGGTCCTCCGAGGTGCCTCCGGATGGTCGGCGTACCACGAACGTCAGTACGGCTCTGCTCGGTGGAAGTCCCTCCTCCGGGCGTTGGCAGGGGAAGGGAGGTTtgccgccttcgtcgctgctgcgGAAACACGAGACACGCgccagggagaagaaaactctcCCAGCTCGCTTCCGCCGAAACCGCACAGGAGGGAAGTCGCCGAAGgcttcgggtgtacgtacaccggaaCGAGCGCGAGCGGAGAAGTTGGCAGCGAGCTGCGGGACGCGGAATTATGCGGGGCTCGAGGTGTagcagagagaaatgcaGGCGCGGCTCGCTATCAGGATGACGCGGGTGGCTTTTCTCACGAGACTCGAGAGGATCTGATCGAGTTCCTCCACCTGCGCCCAAGCGGCTTGCCTTCTCCCAACGTTTTCCTTGTCGCTGGcgctggagaggaaggagaagagacgccgacAGAAGCAGGGCACCACCGGCAGAACCCAGAGTCGAAATCGAAAGATTCTCACGCTTCCTGTGATGCTCCTTCGCCAGTTTCCTCCCCGCTGTCTCCATCAGGAACCTCCGCCATGACTGTCTCAtccgccgtctcctcttctcgttcctctccttctgaTCTTTCCTCTggttctgcctcttcctctcctcttccttcttcgctggtgGCCGCCCCGTGTGCGGCCccagtctctccttccatcTCATGGGAGTCTTCTCCCCCTGCCTGCTCTTCGAATCTGTCcgcttcctcggcttcttgCTCGAAGTCAAAGCGCTGCGAGAGGAGCGCCCAGGAACGCGCGTGGCTGGAAAGCctcgaaaaggaaaaagtcTACTACCTTG ATGGCGCATCTGCCTTTGCCGCTTGCGCTCTCGGTGTCTCgcctggagagagagtccTCGACCTCTGTGCG GCACCCGGCGGCAagtctctcgtcctcgcgaGCAtgctctttccttcctctccgtgtctctttgGCAATGGGAGCTCTTTGATGCAGAAGTCGAACAGCAGAAATGCAGGCCTGCTCGTGTGCAACGAAGCGAGTCGCCCGCGGATGGAAAG ACTCCAGAGAGTTCTTCATACCTTTCTTTCCCCCGAAATTGTCAAAAA ACGACTTGTGCAAGTCACTTGTGCAAGCGGCACTAAGGGAGGCGCGTACG AACGCTTTGCGCCGTTCGACACGATTCTGGTCGACGCGCCCTGCTCCTCGGATCGGCATTTGCTCAAGCAGGGGAAATCTGCTCTCGCCTTGTGGGCCTCAG GGACTCcgaaagcgcatgcagagcggcAACTTCAACTGCTCAAAGAGGCTCTACGCTTGCTTCGAGTTGGAGGCGTTCTGCTCTACAGCACCTGTGCTCTGTCTGAGGTGGAGAACgaaaag GTCGTCGAAAAACTCCTCAAGAGTTGCGGAAGCAGCGTCAAAGAATGTTCTCTCCTGGTCGACTCGAcaggtctctcttcttcttcggtgtcGTCGGAGTTTTCGCGGATCGTGGTTCTTCAGCCCACTCAAGCacaggcggagacagcgcagacAAGTGAAGcaagggagacgaaagacacaaagcagacggaggagacTCTCCGCATGCCCAGGGACGCCTGTGTTCATCCGCCAACGCACTCCAGGCGCCTGTCGCCAggcaggtgtacatacaccggcGGCAGCGAGGGATCTCCGGCGCCTGCAGAGGCAGCGATTGCGAATGCAGAGTTTGGGGGGCCTTTTGCTGTTTTGGAGCGAGATTCGGCTTTATGTGAAGCGATAAACGACCTGGAAAGCGCGAACGATTCCCCGGTCTGGATCCtcgaaaaacgagaacgcGGCGCGATCATGTTGCCTGACACGCCGTCCGGATTCGGGCCTCTTTACATGTGCAAGTTGAAGCTCGTCGCACCTCTCCAGAGACGCCTCTAG